One Osmerus mordax isolate fOsmMor3 chromosome 16, fOsmMor3.pri, whole genome shotgun sequence genomic window carries:
- the si:ch211-267e7.3 gene encoding ADAMTS-like protein 2 — MFCLRSARPAVLLTYSVLLLIALSDTASSNNDKDSSDGREDLQVDELAQWWGEWSSWSTCSRTCGGGVRSQERHCLQQRLSSAHNINSSFCVGSPKQYQLCPSQPCPSSSVSFKQQQCSQFNSKAFGRRHYEWVPLYPDDYISISNKPCDLQCTTSSGERQLLVPAHDGTYCRDGAHQGVCIEGHCQPVGCDGLLYSSKTVDMCGVCGGHGASCQRVSGIFRRGTTHLGYVFITNIPAGASDIQIIERRKTENILALSDEAGHFFFNGNSVIDNPRNFRVAGTVFKYRRPSTFFSEGLEYIIAQGPTNLGINLMYNNLNGKMPHITYEYTVPSHPAPRTATPLHQASLDSSLFEAAPGDTLQGTLETRPSQSHAPHGHAPHDTPTNSTSSQLSSHDNEIDVMEDLEKLSNNNATQGQSDPQLEREGAEPEKEGLDEDGDWLEGDRREQPDLEKEELDTEEEELERAAAILFYRPASDVIGDIITHNDLQDQERPVPAGYRTDSNLIDSNTANPNATGPAKPLPHHRSLIMDLFLSPGPPGHAPRPPPCPESPAPCSVNQLNASSGLDNRLVVEAYAGSLDLQLHGPPEDASSPYGLLYELQPNSTQTLSANQLNLHEVLPVQGPSTESSNEFEVGSLEQDISLADMYRWKVSAYAPCSSTCTTGISTSYALCVRYDGTEVDEAYCDALTRPEPTHEFCTGKDCLPRWESSRWSECSRTCGEGFQFRTVRCWKMMSPGLDSSVYDDLCEGAELHKPTSRKACRSSSCGPQWEVSDWSECSARCGGRGLSRREVRCSMETRLCNDSSRPISEKECEGPPCDRRWTVSDWGPCSGVCGEGRMTRYVVCKTASGSSISEDQCDHTLRPLAVQPCGDRNCPAHWVEQEWEQCNATCGRGVRVRQVVCAGLEEGVFKGYPEQSCDSSPRPQDSSACFQRPCSKWFTTSWSQCSKTCGSGVRVREVKCYQGEELGHSCDSALKPEARQTCEVLPCPTDAPAAEDQCQDKVTATCGLVLKVRLCSHWYYRKVCCQSCHGRGP, encoded by the exons ATGTTCTGCCTCCGGAGCGCGAGACCCGCGGTTCTTCTAACCTACAGTGTGCTCTTGCTAATCGCGTTATCTGACACGGCGTCAAGCAACAACGATAAG GACAGTAGTGACGGGAGAGAGGATCTCCAGGTGGAT GAGCTGGCCCAGTGGTGGGGTGAGTGGAGCAGCTGGTCAACCTGCTCTCGTACCtgcgggggaggggtgaggtccCAGGAACGACACTGTCTGCAGCAGAG ACTTAGCTCCGCCCACAACATCAACTCTTCCTTCTGTGTCGGCTCACCTAAACAGTACCAGCTCTGCCCCAGCCAG ccctgCCCCAGCAGCAGTGTAAGCTTCAAACAGCAGCAGTGCTCCCAGTTCAACTCCAAGGCGTTTGGCAGGAGGCACTATGAGTGGGTCCCCCTATACCCAG ACGACTACATCAGCATCTCCAACAAGCCGTGTGACCTGCAGTGCACCACCtcctctggagagagacagctgcTGGTCCCTGCTCACGACGGGACGTACTGCCGCGACGGAGCCCACCAGGGGGTCTGCATAGAGGGGCactgccag ccaGTGGGCTGTGACGGCCTGCTGTACTCCAGTAAGACGGTGGacatgtgtggcgtgtgtggagGCCACGGTGCTTCCTGTCAGCGCGTGTCTGGAATCTTCCGGAGAGGAACCACTCACCtag GTTACGTGTTCATCACCAACATTCCTGCCGGGGCCTCCGACATCCAGATCATAGAGAGACGCAAGACAGAGAACATCCTGG CCCTATCAGACGAGGCTGGGCACTTCTTCTTCAATGGGAACAGCGTGATTGACAACCCCAGGAACTTCCGTGTGGCTGGGACAGTGTTCAAGTACCGCCGGCCCTCCACCTTCTTCTCTGAGGGTCTTGAGTACATCATCGCCCAGGGCCCCACCAACCTCGGCATAAACTTGATG TACAACAACCTGAATGGCAAGATGCCCCACATCACGTATGAGTACACTGTCCCCAGCCACCCTGCCCCTCGCACAGCCACGCCCCTCCACCAAGCCTCTTTAGACTCCTCCCTCTTTGAGGCCGCTCCCGGAGACACACTGCAGGGGACGCTGGAGACACGCCCCTCTCAGAGCCACGCCCCCCATGGCCATGCCCCCCACGACACGCCCACCAATAGCACTtcctcccagctctcctcccacGACAATGAGATAGACGTCATGGAAGACCTTGAGAAACTGTCCAATAACAACGCCACCCAGGGCCAATCAGATCCTCAGCTGGAGCGAGAGGGGGCGGAGCCGGAGAAAGAAGGGCTGGACGAGGATGGGGATtggctggagggagacaggagagaacagCCTGACCTGGAAAAGGAGGAGCtagacacagaggaggaggagctggagcggGCGGCGGCCATTTTGTTCTACAGACCTGCCAGTGATGTCATCGGTGACATCATCACTCACAATGACCTTCAGGATCAGGAGAGACCGGTTCCCGCTGGTTACC GGACGGATTCCAACTTGATTGACAGCAACACAGCCAATCCCAATGCCACTGGCCCAgccaagcccctcccccaccatcgcAGCCTCATTAtggacctcttcctctctcctggccctccAGGCCACGCCCCCAGACCGCCCCCCTGCCCAGAGAGCCCCGCCCCCTGCTCCGTCAATCAGCTCAATGCCTCCTCTGGATtggacaaccgcctggtggtggAGGCATACGCTGGGAGTCTGGACCTGCAGCTTCACGGCCCTCCTGAGGATGCAAGCTCCCCCTACGGGCTCCTGTATGAACTGCAGCCCAACAGCACCCAAACtctctcagccaatcagctgaACCTGCATGAGGTGCTGCCTGTCCAAGGACCCAGCACGGAGAG cagtAATGAGTTTGAGGTGGGCTCTCTGGAGCAGGACATCAGTCTGGCTGACATGTACAGGTGGAAGGTCTCAGCCTACGCCCCCTGTAGCTCAACCTGcaccacag GCATCAGCACGTCCTATGCCCTGTGTGTGAGGTACGACGGCACGGAGGTGGACGAGGCCTACTGTGATGCTCTCACCAGACCCGAGCCCACCCACGAGTTCTGCACCGGCAAGGACTGTCTGCCCAG GTGGGAGAGCAGTCGCTGGAGCGAGTGTTCTAGAACCTGCGGTGAGGGGTTCCAGTTCCGGACGGTGCGCTGCTGGAAGATGATGTCACCGGGGCTGGACAGCTCCGTGTACGACGACCTgtgcgagggggcggagctacaCAAGCCCACGTCTCGCAAGGCGTGCAGGAGCAGTAGCTGTGGCCCGCAGTGGGAGGTCTCTGATTGGTCGGAG TGCTCGGCAAGGTGTGGGGGGCGTGGCCTGAGCAGGAGGGAGGTGCGCTGCTCCATGGAAACCAGACTGTGTAACGATTCATCTCGACCAATCAGTGAGAAGGAGTGTGAAGGCCCGCCTTGCGATCGCAGGTGGACTGTGTCTGACTGGGGCCct TGCTCaggggtgtgtggtgagggcaGGATGACTCGTTACGTGGTGTGTAAGACGGCCAGTGGCAGCAGCATCTCGGAGGACCAGTGCGACCACACCCTCCGACCCCTGGCAGTGCAGCCCTGTGGAGACAGGAACTGCCCCGCCCACTGGGTGGAGCAGGAGTGGGAGCAG TGCAACGCCACGTGTGGTCGTGGCGTGCGTGTGCGTCAGGTGGTCTGTGCTGGACTGGAGGAGGGCGTGTTCAAGGGTTACCCGGAGCAGAGCTgtgactcctcccccaggccGCAGGATAGCTCCGCCTGCTTCCAGAGACCCTGCTCCAAATGGTTCACCACTTCCTGGTCCCAG tgcAGTAAGACTTGTGGGAGTGGTGTCAGGGTGCGGGAGGTCAAGTGTTACCAAGGGGAGGAGCTAGGCCACAGCTGTGACTCCgccctcaaacccgaggccaGACAGACATGTGAAGTCCTGCCCTGCCCCACGGACGCTCCCG CTGCGGAGGACCAGTGTCAGGATAAGGTGACGGCGACCTGTGGGCTGGTGCTGAAGGTCCGGCTGTGTTCTCACTGGTACTACAGGAAGGTCTGCTGCCAGTCCTGCCACGGGAGGGGCCCCTGA
- the olfml2bb gene encoding LOW QUALITY PROTEIN: olfactomedin-like protein 2B (The sequence of the model RefSeq protein was modified relative to this genomic sequence to represent the inferred CDS: inserted 1 base in 1 codon), which translates to MSRIPFLLVLWYGALTCAPVASSAATESPVNPVNHTRSSFTTTEQTATVKGRTTGTLEDEMENQENILTQLLGDYDKVKTLSEGADCRCKCVVRPLSRSACQRIEEGSARAEDFYTVETVTVGPNCKKCACIAPPSALNPCEGDFRFKKLQEAGKDDIKLAAIMDLLEGALYGLDLVKLQSVTTKLLSRVSHIEKVFAQNRTERVSVKVRSGEEKEREKERRAQQRLEKRKRLEELQPSLKKDTAAAYSISERKYEEHVVGGQGSNRPVLKISQSETRDGSEQPMKSDGAGPSGSVIRGVTFYKAEPEKGRGAGETGANTFSDSRDLPEPTMPRAGTKTGSGAKTGSGTKTGAAAKTGAGSKTGTKTGXKTTVTTETQAEPETSVPSTTPLTTTTKPNTTTKLTTTTKLTTTTTKPTTTTTKPTTTKPTTTTKPTTTTTAPRTTAMPSLVEPSRPGLTPSPSPAPNSPRSRTRLSWTESPADASVTTPRDPGLCKDTLASISEPTTVNTFGRSQGAWMKDSKGNGQVIYVTNYHYGNNLLEFRDLDTFKSGQASNSYKLPYSWTGTGHVVHQGSFYYNRAFSRDIIRFSLRGRHVAAWTTLQDAVLLEAEPGDATIPWRGEGQSEMELAVDEGGVWLLYPAIDLEGFHQEVIVLSRLNARDLRPEASFRTGLRRRYYGNTFLICGVLYAVDSYDRAHANVSYAFDTHTHTQMVPRLPFSSNYSLTTQLDYNPLDRKLYAWDNGHQVNYDVIFAY; encoded by the exons ATGTCTAGAATCCCGTTTCTGCTCGTGCTGTGGTACGGGGCTCTGACTTGTGCGCCGGTCGCTTCTAGTGCGGCTACGGAGAGCCCGGTGAACCCCGTGAACCATACCCGATCCAGTTTTACGACCACGGAGCAGACCGCTACAGTAAAGGGGCGAACTACGGGGACTCTGGAAGACGAGATGGAAAACCAGGAGAACATATTAACTCAG cttctcggTGACTACGACAAGGTAAAGACGCTGTCCGAGGGCGCGGACTGCCGCTGCAAATGCGTGGTCAGACCGCTCAGCCGGAGCGCCTGCCAACGGATAGAGGAGGGCAGCGCGCGCGCCGAGGACTTTTACACCGTGGAGACGGTTACGGTGGGACCCAACTGTAAAAAATGCGCGTGCATCGCCCCGCCGTCCGCCTTGAACCCGTGCGAGGGCGACTTCCGGTTCAAGAAACTACAGGAGGCGGGAAAAGATGACATTAAG CTGGCCGCCATTAtggacctgctggagggtgCCCTGTATGGGCTGGACCTGGTGAAACTGCAGTCTGTCACCACCAAGCTACTGAGCCGTGTCAGTCACATAGAGAAG gtctTTGCTCAGAACCGCACGGAGCGAGTGAGTGTGAAGGTTCGCtcgggggaagagaaggagcgggagaaggagaggagggcccAGCAGAGGCTGGAGAAGAGGAAGCGTCTGGAGGAGCTACAACCTTCTCTGAAGAAGGACACTGCTGCAGCTTACTCCATCTCTGAG AGGAAGTATGAGGAACACGTTgtcgggggtcaggggtcaaaccgACCAGTGCTGAAgattagccaatcagagacgAGGGACGGATCAGAGCAGCCAATGAAATCCGATGGGGCGGGGCCTAGCGGCTCAGTCATAAGGGGTGTGACCTTCTACAAGGCGGAgcctgagaaagggagaggagcaggggagacag GAGCAAACACATTCAGTGACTCCCGGGACCTGCCAGAACCCACCATGCCTAGGGCTGGGACTAAAACTGGGTCTGGGGCTAAAACTGGGTCTGGGACTAAAACTGGGGCTGCGGCTAAGACTGGGGCTGGGTCTAAGACTGGGACTAAAACTG CTAAGACCACAGTAACTACAGAGACCCAGGCCGAACCGGAAACATCCGTACCTTCCACCACCCCTCTGACCACAACCACCAAACCAAACACAACCACCAAACTGACCACAACCACCAAActgaccacaaccaccaccaaaccaaccacaaccaccaccaaacCAACCACCACCAaaccaaccacaaccacaaaaccaaccacaaccaccaccgCACCCCGAACCACGGCCATGCCCAGCCTGGTGGAGCCCAGCAGACCTGGTCTGACCCCATCTCCCAGCCCAGCACCAAATTCCCCCCGAAGCAGAACCCGTCTCAGCTGGACCGAGAGCCCTGCAGATGCCAGCGTCACCACGCCCAGGGACCCag GTCTGTGTAAAGACACCCTGGCCAGCATCTCAGAGCCCACCACAGTCAACACGTTCGGCCGCAGTCAGGGAGCCTGGATGAAGGACTCCAAGGGCAACGGCCAGGTCATCTACGTCACCAACTATCACTACGGCAACAACCTGCTGGAGTTCCGAGATCTGGACACATTCAAATCAG GCCAGGCCAGTAACTCCTACAAGCTCCCGTACAGCTGGACGGGAACTGGCCACGTGGTCCACCAGGGCTCCTTCTACTACAACCGTGCCTTCTCGCGTGACATCATCAGGTTCAGCCTGCGTGGGCGCCACGTGGCGGCGTGGACCACTCTGCAGGACGCCGTGCTGCTGGAGGCGGAGCCAGGCGACGCCACCAttccctggaggggggagggccaaTCGGAGATGGAGCTggcggtggatgagggaggggtgtggCTTCTGTACCCCGCCATCGACCTGGAGGGGTTCCACCAGGAAGTGATCGTCCTGAGTCGCCTCAACGCCCGCGACCTCCGACCCGAGGCCTCCTTCCGCACGGGGCTAAGGAGGCGTTACTATGGAAACACCTTCCTGATCTGCGGGGTGCTGTACGCCGTGGACAGCTACGACCGCGCCCATGCCAACGTCTCGTACGCCTtcgacacgcacacgcacactcagatGGTGCCCCGGCTGCCCTTCTCCTCCAACTACAGCCTCACCACCCAGCTGGACTACAACCCCCTGGACAGGAAGTTGTACGCCTGGGACAACGGGCATCAGGTCAACTATGACGTCATCTTCGCCTACTAG